The window AGATCCAGTTACACTATCTGGAGATATTACAATTGCTGAAGCTAATGATAAATGTAAACACTACAAAGTATCAGGTTTCCCTGTTGTTGATGAAAATGGTGTCTTAACTGGTATTATTACTAATCGTGATATGAAATATCGTGTGGATCAAAGTGTAAAAGTACGCGACGTAATGACTGGACGTGATAAATTAATCACAGCTCCCGTTGGAATTACATTAGATGAAGCAAAAGAAATTCTAATGCATCATCGTATTGAAAAACTTCCTATCATTAACGAAGAAGGAACTTTATGCGGATTAGTTACAATTAAAGATATTGATAAAACGATGTCATATCCAAACAGCTGTAAAGATGAACAAGGACGTTTACGTTGTGGAGCTGCTGTTGGAATTGGTGCAGACACATTAGATCGCGTAAAAGCTTTAGTAGAAGCGGGAGTTGATGTGATTACAGTTGACTCTGCACACGGACACTCTTTAGGTGTTATTCATACAGTTCGACAAATTAAAGAAACATTCCCAGAGCTACAAGTTATTGGTGGAAATATTGTTACAGCAGAAGCGGCAAAAGATTTAATCGAAGCGGGTGCTGACGCCGTTAAAGTAGGAATTGGTCCAGGATCAATTTGTACAACACGTGTCGTAGCAGGAGTTGGTGTTCCACAAATTACAGCTGTAAATGATGTCTATGAATATTGTAAAACTGTTGGTGTTCCAGTGATTGCTGACGGTGGTTTAAAATTAAGTGGAGATTTCGTTAAAGCAATTGCGGCTGGTGCTGACTGTGCAATGTTCGGAGGATTATTCGCAGGATGTGAAGAAGCACCAGGCGAGGAGATTTTATATAACGGACGTCGTTACAAAACATATGTTGGAATGGGTTCTTTAGCTGCCATGAAACGTGGATCAAGTGACCGTTATTTCCAAGGAAAACAACAAGAAGCTAAAAAATTAGTTCCTGAAGGAATTGAAGCTCGTGTTCCTTACAAAGGAAAATTAGAAGATGTTGTCTATCAATTATGTGGTGGTTTACGTGCAGGAATGGGATACTGTGGAACAGCGACAATCGAAGAGTTAAAGACAAATGGTAAATTTGTTCGCATTACAAACGCTGGTCTTCGTGAATCACATCCTCATGATGTTGAAATTACTCAAGAAGCTCCTAACTATCAAAAATAAAACAAAAAAGTGTAACAGACGTTACACTTTTTTGTTTTTTCAGAAATTCATTCTGTGGATAACCTCAAACCATATAGTTCATCGCAAAAAGATTAAAGCTCTTAGAGTTTAACGTTACATACTCTTTTAAAAATAGATTATTGTAATATTGTTGCTTTAAACATAAATCATAAAAAAGATACTTAGTTTTGATGGTAACTAAGTATCTTTTTTATTTAAACTTATCCTTCTAAGTATTTACCTAAGAATGATGTAGCAATTTTAGCACTATTAACGTCTAATTCATTAACTAATTCATCTTCTTCTGTTCCTACTACGATCACTGCACCTAAGCTATCTCCATTTGAAATGATTGGAATCATTACAAATGAACGCTCAGTTGTCTCACCGTCAACAATCTCTAAAACTTCTTTACCTTCAGCGATTTTTGATGTACGGCTTTCAATCATATCACTTAATGGACGACTGACACGACGATTTAGGTATTGTTTTTTAATATCCCCAGAAGCTGCAATAATATCTTCACGGTCTACAATTAAAATTCCTTTTTTAGTAGAAACTTGCATAGCATCAGCATATTGTTGAGCAAATGCAGAAATATCAGCGATTGGTGAGTATTTTTTTAATACAACCTCTCCTGATTGATTAACGAAAATTTCTAAAGAATCCCCTTCGCGAATACGCATCGTTCTACGAATTTCTTTTGGGATTACAACACGACCTAAGTCGTCAATACGACGAACAACTCCAGTAGCTTTCATCTTTCTCAAAACCTCACTTTCAAATTATCTAATATTAGTTTTTATTTTTTTTAATAAATTATACCTTTTTTACATCTTTTTTGAATCTTTCAAAATTTTTAAATAACTCTAATGCATACTCGAACCACTGTAATCTTTTAACAACTGGCAAATCAAAAATAATATTTATACAATTATCTTTATACGCTAGACGAATCATAGAACCTATTTTATGAACAGCTTCAAATAATTTC of the Turicibacter sp. TJ11 genome contains:
- the guaB gene encoding IMP dehydrogenase translates to MSLLNGKVVSTGLTFDDVLLIPQRSEVLPKDVSLKTKLTRNIELNVPIISSAMDTVTESRLAIALAHQGGVGFIHKNMSIEEQAEEVRRVKLYQNGMISDPVTLSGDITIAEANDKCKHYKVSGFPVVDENGVLTGIITNRDMKYRVDQSVKVRDVMTGRDKLITAPVGITLDEAKEILMHHRIEKLPIINEEGTLCGLVTIKDIDKTMSYPNSCKDEQGRLRCGAAVGIGADTLDRVKALVEAGVDVITVDSAHGHSLGVIHTVRQIKETFPELQVIGGNIVTAEAAKDLIEAGADAVKVGIGPGSICTTRVVAGVGVPQITAVNDVYEYCKTVGVPVIADGGLKLSGDFVKAIAAGADCAMFGGLFAGCEEAPGEEILYNGRRYKTYVGMGSLAAMKRGSSDRYFQGKQQEAKKLVPEGIEARVPYKGKLEDVVYQLCGGLRAGMGYCGTATIEELKTNGKFVRITNAGLRESHPHDVEITQEAPNYQK
- a CDS encoding stage V sporulation T C-terminal domain-containing protein — its product is MKATGVVRRIDDLGRVVIPKEIRRTMRIREGDSLEIFVNQSGEVVLKKYSPIADISAFAQQYADAMQVSTKKGILIVDREDIIAASGDIKKQYLNRRVSRPLSDMIESRTSKIAEGKEVLEIVDGETTERSFVMIPIISNGDSLGAVIVVGTEEDELVNELDVNSAKIATSFLGKYLEG